From the Solanum pennellii chromosome 4, SPENNV200 genome, one window contains:
- the LOC107017231 gene encoding MADS-box protein 04g005320: MGRGKVELKRIENKINRQVTFAKRRNGLLKKAYELSILCEAEVALIIFSNRGKLYEFCSTSSMSDTLERYHRCNYGDLETGQSSKDSQNNYQEYMKLKARVEVLQQSQRHILGEDLGQLNTKDLEQLERQLDSSLRLIRSRRTQNMLDQLSDLQQKEQSLLEINRSLKTKLEENSVAHWHITGEQNIQFRQQPAQSEGFFQPLQCNTNIVPNRYNLAPLDSIEPSTQNATGILPGWML; this comes from the exons atgggAAGAGGTAAGGTAGAATTGAAGAGAATAGAAAATAAGATAAACAGGCAAGTTACTTTTGCTAAGAGAAGAAATGGATTACTCAAAAAAGCTTATGAGCTTTCTATTTTGTGTGAAGCTGAAGTTGCTCTTATCATTTTCTCTAATAGAGGCAAACTATATGAATTTTGCAGTACCTCTag TATGTCTGATACACTGGAGAGATACCATAGATGCAACTATGGTGACCTTGAAACTGGCCAGTCTTCAAAGGATTCACAG AATAACTACCAAGAGTATATGAAGCTGAAAGCAAGAGTTGAAGTGCTACAACAGTCACAAAG GCATATACTTGGAGAGGACTTAGGACAATTAAACACAAAAGATTTGGAACAGCTTGAGCGTCAACTGGATTCATCTTTGAGGCTAATAAGATCAAGAAGG ACACAAAACATGCTTGATCAACTTTCTGATCTTCAACAAAAG GAACAATCTCTTCTTGAAATCAACAGATCCTTGAAAACAAAG TTGGAAGAAAACTCTGTAGCACATTGGCATATCACTGGAGAGCAAAATATACAATTCAGACAACAACCTGCTCAGTCAGAGGGGTTCTTTCAGCCTTTACAATGCAATACTAATATAGTGCCAAACAg GTACAATCTTGCTCCATTGGATAGTATAGAACCATCAACACAGAATGCTACTGGAATTTTACCAGGATGGATGCTTTGA